TCTCGGACTCGTGAGGTGACTGCGGGCTGACGCCCGTTGTCGCGCTCTTTGCAGTGCAGGCCGGTCATCGGCCAATCCCAAGCAGTCACCGACCCGCAGGCTCGCCGGTAAGTCCGGCCGGCTCCTCCGCAAGGAGGGACCAGAGCCTGCGGGTTTCTGCATGTCAGCGGCAGTGCCGCCCTATGGGCACAGCCGCTCCACACCCCACACGCCGTCCTCCCGCACGTACCGCAGCCGGTCGTGGAGCCGGTTCTCGTGGCCCTGCCAGAACTCGATCGTGTCGGGGACGACGCGGAATCCGCCCCAGTGCGGGGGCGCCGGCACCTTCTCGCCCTCCGGGTAACGGGCCGCGAGGTCCTCGTAGCGGTGGGTCAGCTCCTCGCGGGAGCCGATCACCGTGGACTGGTCGCTGGCCCAGGCACCGAGCTGGGAGCCGTGGGGGCGGGTACGGAAGTAGGCGACCGTCTCCTCGCGGGGGACCCGGGTCGCGGTGCCGGTGACGATGACCTGGCGGGCCAGCGGATGCCAGGGGAAGAGCAGCGCGACGTGCGGGTTGGCGGCCAGTTCGCGGCCCTTGCGGGAGCCGTAGTTGGTGAAGAAGACGAAGCCCCGCTCGTCGTACATCTTCAGCAGCACCGTGCGGGAGGACGGCAGGCCCTCGGGGGTGGCCGTGGAGACCACCATGGCGTTCGGCTCGTGGAGCATGCCGCCCGCGGCGATCTGCCGGAACCAGCGGGCGAACTGCTGCATCGGATCGGCGGCGAGACCGGCCTCGGTGAAGGCCTCGGAACGGTACTGCTCGCGCATCGCGGCCGGATCGGTGGTGGAATCGGAGGAGGAGTCTGCGGTGGGCACGGTGTCATCCTGCCGCAGCGGCCGCGCCCACCGGGCAAGGAGGTCCGCCACCGCCGTTTCGGGTACGACGGAGGAAGCTGTGCCGGATGTCACGCTTCCCGGTCACGTCGGAACCCGCCAGTATCTGGGGTGGGCCCTGGGGCCCGCCCGCAGCCGCCGACCGAGGGAGCCGCCTGATGTCCGACTTCGTACCCGGACTCGAAGGAGTCGTCGCGTTCGAAACGGAGATCGCCGAACCCGACAAGGAAGGCGGTTCGCTGCGGTACCGAGGCGTCGACATCGAGGATCTCGTCGGCCAGGTGTCGTTCGGCAACGTGTGGGGCCTGCTGGTCGACGGGGCGTTCAGTCCCGGCCTGCCGCCCGCCGAGCCGTTCCCGATCCCGGTGCACTCCGGTGACATCAGGGTCGACGTCCAGTCCGCCCTGGCGATGCTCGCACCCGTGTGGGGCCTGAAGCCGCTGCTGGACATCGACGAGGAGACCGCCCGCAACAACCTGGCGCGGGCCGCCGTCATGGCGCTGTCCTACGTCGCGCAGTCCGCGCGCGGACAGGGCCGGCCGATGGTCCCGCAGAGCGAGATCGACAAGGCCGGATCCGTGGTCGAACGGTTCATGATCCGCTGGCGCGGCGAGCCGGACCCCCGGCATGTGAAGGCCGTCGACGCGTACTGGACCTCGGCCGCCGAGCACGGCATGAACGCCTCGACGTTCACCGCCCGCGTCATCGCCTCCACCGGCGCCGACGTGGCCGCCGCACTGTCCGGCGCGGTGGGCGCCATGTCCGGCCCGCTGCACGGCGGTGCGCCGTCCCGCGTCCTCGGCATGATCGAGGAGATCGAACGGACCGGGGACGCCACCGCATACGTGAAGAAGGCCCTGGACAAGGGCGAGCGGCTGATGGGCTTCGGCCACCGCGTCTACCGCGCCGAGGACCCCCGCGCACGGGTGCTGCGCCGCACGGCGGAGGAGCTGGGCGCACCCCGGTTCGAGGTGGCGCAGGCGCTGGAGAAGGCCGCTCTGGAGGAGCTGCACGCACGGCGCCCGGACCGCGTGCTGGCGACGAACGTGGAGTTCTGGGCGGCGATCATGCTGGACTTCGCGGAGGTCCCGGCGCACATGTTCACGTCGATGTTCACGTGTGCGCGTACGGCGGGCTGGTCGGCGCACATCCTGGAGCAGAAGCGGACGGGCCGCCTGGTGCGGCCGTCGGCGAAGTACATCGGCCCGGGGACGCGCAGCCCGCGGGAGATCCCGGGATTCGATCAGCTGGCGGACCTGGGGAACTGACCGAACCGGGACGGAAGCGGATCCGAACCGCTTGCGATGGGACTAAAATGCTTGCATGGCAGTCATTCATGTACGCGAGGTTCCGGACGAAACAGTCACCACGCTCAAGGTCCGCGCAGCCCGGTCCGGCCAGTCGCTACAGGCGTACCTCCTCCAGCTGCTGACAGGTGAGGCCGCACTGTTGACCCCCGAGGAGGCCGCCGAGCAGGCCCGCGCCATAGCCGCGCGTGGGCAGGTCACCGCCGACGACATCTCGGAGGCCATCGGCCAAATGCGCGAGGCCCGTGGATGACCGTCCTGGTACTGGACACATCCGCCCTGGTGGAGTTCCTCGTGGGCTCGGACGCTCTTGCCGAGCGCGTCCGAGCCCACACGACAGGGTGCCGCCTGGCAGCACCGCACGCGGTGGACCTGGAATGCGTGTCGGTGCTGCGCAGGCTGGCCCACGCCAAGAAACTCCCCGAGGACGAAGCGGCCCGTGCGATCGACCTGCTCGGCCGCATGCAACTGCACCGGTACGACCACGCGCCGCTGCTCCCGCGCATCTGGCAGCTACGTCACAACATGTGGCCCTATGACGCTGCCTACGTAGCCCTCGCCGAGACCCTCGGCGCCGAACTGGTCACGGTTGACCGCAAGTTCGCCCAAACCCCCGGCCCTTATTGCGCGGTGCGCAACCTGCGCGACGACTGACACCCGACGGACCGAACGGGTGCGCCCGGCTGACGGCCGGCACCGTCGCGCGGCCCGTCCGAGGGCATGAAGGCCGCCGTAACCAGGAGCCACGCCCCGCCGAGCCGTGCCGCACCCGTCGCATTCCTGTGGCACGCCTGTGTCATTCCCGCCTCAACCTGAGATGCGTCATGAACGTTCCGGCTGTCGCACGAGACAGCCCTCACTGCCAGTTAGGTCAAAATGACGCACAAGGGACGCATCATCTCCGCCGTCGCCCTCACCGCCCTCGGGCTCGGGCTCACGGCCTGCAATGACGGCGAGGACTCGTCATCGGCGCAGGAGTCGCCCTCGGCCTCCGCCCCGGCATCGTCCGACCCGGCATCGGCCGACCCGACCAGCGAGAGCCCGTCCGCGGACCCCAGCGACGACGCCCCCGCTCCGGCCGGAGGCGACGTCGCCACACCGGGCACGGAGCTCAAGATCGGTGACCGGGCGATTCTGCCGTTCAAGTACGGGACCGAGAAGAAGGGCACCGTCGCCGTGACCGTCACGGCGATCGAGAAGGGCGCCGAGGCCGACATGGCCGCGTTCGGCGCGAAGGCCAAGGGCATGACGCCGTACTACATCCGGATGAAGGTCGAGAACGTCGGCGGCACCGACCTGGCGTACTCGTCGCTGCGGCTGCGCGGCAAGCTGGAAGGCGGCGCCCCCACGGGCGTCATCCTGATCGGCGACCTCCCGGGCAAGTGCGACAACGAGTCGGCACCGCGCGAGTTCACCACCAAGGGCGCCTCGTACGAGACCTGCTCGCTCAGCGCCACGAAGACCGACCCCATCGCGGCCGCCTCGTTCGAGGAGGGTGACGCGTACAGCGACAGCCCGGTCATCTGGACCAACTGACCCCCGTTCCCGTGTCCGCGCGCCGGGCATCTCGTCCTTGACGACATGCCCGGCCGACGGCCGGCCGCTTGCGGGTCTACAACTTTCCGGCGAGGAGCACGGTGCGGTGGCCGCCGAGTCTGCGGCCGACCTCCCGGGTGAAGCCGGAGGTGAGCTCCGCCCAGCCCCAGAACGTGAAGCCGAGCTGCCCGCACGCGTAGTAGTCGTCCTCCCAGCTCCACCGGTCGATACCGGAGGAGCCTCCGCAGGACGGGCAGTGCACGATCCCTTCGCCACCGCCCTCGGCCCAGTCCTGGAACCGCCCCTTGAAGGGATCCCAGGCGGACTCGATCGGCTCCCACACCTCGTCGACCAGCCGGATCTCGGTCCGGCAGAGCGGGCAGGTGGCCGCGCCCGCGTCTCCCTGGCCGCTGTCGAAGACCGTACGGCCGGTCTGGACGTGGAGCCCGTTGGACCACAGGTCGACCGGGTCCGGGTCCTCGACGGCCTTGGTGAAGTGCGGGCCGGGGGCGTGACCGTACCCGTCACCGCCGAGGACGCAGTCGGTGCGCTCGGCGGCCACGATGCCTTCCGCGATCAGCCACTCCAGGACCCGGGCCCCGAGCTCCTGTGCGTCCCGCTCGGTGGCGTCGAGGTCGACGATCGTCTGGAAGTAGTCGCCCACGATTCCCCCGGCGCCTCAGCGGCCCACGTGCGCGGTGAAGGCGGCCCAGGCGGCGGGCGGCAGAGCAAGCGCCGGGCCCTCGGGGTTCTTGGAGTCACGGACGTGTACGGCGGCGGCGTGCGCGGCGACTTCGACGCACTGGCCGCCCTCGCTGCCGCTGTAGCTGGACTTCCGCCACTCGTAGGCGACTTCGAGGCACTGGCCGCCTTCGTCGCCGCTGTAGCTGGACTTGAACCACGCGCGTGCAGTGCTCATTGCTCTCCCAGCAGACGGTCCAACAGGCCCAAGGTGTCTTCGGGGCTGAGGGCCTGAGCTCGCAGCATCGCATATTTCTGGGACAGGATGCTGATCTCATCCGGGTCGGCGACGAGCAGGCTGCCGCGCTGCGTCTCGGAGTACGCGACGTGCTGATAGTCCGATGTTTCCAGCAGCGTGAACGGGCCGTCGAGCCCAGCATGGACCCGGTGGTTCAGCGGGAGAATCTGAAGGCTGACGCCGGAAAGCGTGGCGCACGTACGCAGATGACGGATCTGCTCCCTGTGCGCTTCCTCGTCGGTGAGTTGAAGTCTCACCACCGGCTCCCAGATGACGAAGCTGATCGTCGGCGGTTCGCTGCGGTGCAGGATCTCCTGGCGTTCCAGCCGGGAGGCGGTCTGGATCGCGATCTTCTCCTCGCTGAACACGGGAACCCTGTTACGGAAGACCGCCCGTGCGTAGACCTCGGTCTGGAGCAGTCCGGGCAGGACCTGGTTGTCGTACCAGGACAGGGCCAGGGCCGTCCGCTCCAGTTCCATGTACTGCTCGGCCCACGCCGGTACGAGATCGACCTCCGGCATGTGTTCCACCGCCGTGGCCAACGCGCCCTTCGTCTCCAGGAGTTCGTCCATCCGGCGCGCCAGATCGGGGAGGAGCGAGCGACGCCCCTGCTCGATGGAGGCGATCGTCTCCACCTGCACGTTCGTCAGGTCCGCGAGTTGCGCCTGGGTCAGACCTGCGGCCACGCGGAACACGCTGACCAGCTTGCCTACGAGCTTCATGGCCGACGCGTTCCTGCGCTGCCGATTCCTGGTGTGCATACGGTCCCCACTCCCCACCTGGAGCCGCACTTCACGCCTCGACGACCCGTACAAGAAATATGTACGAGCGGACGGGCGGCGCGACCGGCTCCCTTCCCGAAGCTCGGGGCTCGGGGCTCGGGGCTCGGGGCTCGGGGCTCGGGACCCGAGCTTCGAGAGGGTCCCGTCACTCATTCGAGGGATGGTGGGGCAGGCTCGGCCCGAGGCTTGAGACCCGAGACACGAGCGTCGAGATGCGAGCCCCGAGATTCGAGCGCCTTCTTTTAACCGGCCACGAAATACAGGGGGTTGGGAAATCCTCCCCGACCTCCCTGCCCCGTAACGGCGAGCAAGTACGACTAATGGTGACGGCTTGCGACGGAGCGTCGCGAGTGTTTACGGTGCGAGAACGCATCGACCCCGACGCGGTGTTGAACCACCGAGCCGGGGTCTGACCTCAAGATCGAAAAGAGCGATCCCGTGGCTGCCCAGCACTTTAGTCCCGCCCTGCCCGCGCCCGCAGTGGCGGCCCCGTACCCGATGGCCCAGCCCGGTTACGGCAAGCGTTCCACCCCGGACCAACTACCCGCCCGGCCCGATGACTTTGCCTTGCTCCCCCTGCGTGAGCGGTACATCGCCGGGTTCATCGAGCACCTCCCCGAGGGCGCGTCGATGAGCGTGAAGTGCCTCGCCAAGCAAATCCCGCTGTACGGCCAGCAGGCCATCGCCTCCGCCCTGACCGCCCTGTCCGTGGCCGGGCACCTGCGGCGCGTCCGGTGCGCGATCGGCGTCGGCGACGAGACGCGATGGGTGTTCCGCACCTTCTGGTCCCGTACCGCCCGCGACAACGAATGGTGGGCGAACCGCCTCACTCCGGGGGTGCCCCAGCCGGTGCAGACGCCCATGCCCGCCCCCGTACCGGAACCCACACCGCCTGCTGCCGTGCCCCCTCAGCGCCCGGCAGCGGCGCCCGCGCCCGCGCCGGAGGTTTCCACGCCCGCATACCTCGCCCTCGCCCGACTCGGCCACCTCGACGCGCGTCTCGCGCTCTCCGCAGACGACTGCACGGCCCTCGCAGAGCTGGCCGAGCGGTGGTTCGCGCGCGGCGTCAACGCCGACTACCTCACCAGCGCGCTCACCGCCGGACTGCCCGCCCAGGTCGACTCGCCCGTCGGCTTCGTCCGCTGCCGCCTCATCGACAAGCTCCCGCCCGCCCTGCCCACCGCGCCCACGCCGCCTCCCGTCGGAGCCGCCGTCCCGCACGTGATGATGGAGTGCACCGACTGCGGCGCCCCCGGCCCCGCCGAGGCGCTCCCCGACGGCCTCTGCCGCCCCTGTCGCCGGCCGAAGCCCCTCACCGGGCCCATGCCCGAGCCGCCCGTCGAGCGGGACATCACCGCACTCGTCGCCGGACTCCGTGACCTGCTCAAAGCGCCCTGAGGCAACCTCTCGACCCTGCCGTCCCCGACGTCACGGCAACGAGCGCTTGAGCCAGACCACTTCGCCGCTCTCCTCCGCGGAAACGCGGTCGCGGGCGAACCCGAGCTTCTCAAGTACACGGAACGACGGAGTGTTCCCTGCGTCGACGGTCGCCCCGAGCCGCTCCCGCCCGGTCGCCGCAGCGGCGTCGAGCACCGCACGGGCCGCCTCGGTGGCGTAGCCGTGGCCATGGACCCGCTGGAACAGCTCGTACGCGATCTCGGGCTCCTCCAGGGTGGAGCGGCCGATGATCAGTCCGCAGTAGCCGATGAAGTCGCCCTCGTCGCGGCGCTGGATGGGCAGGAGGGCGATCCCCGTCGTCTCCGTCGCGGTGAGCAGCTTCGCGATGAGTGCCCGGGTGTACTCAAGCGTGGACGTCCCCTCACCGCGTTCGGCGCGAAGGGCGCGGAGTTCAACGGCGTCCGACTCGGCCCACGGGCGCAGGATCAGCCGCTCGGTCTCCAGGTGGAACGGCATCGTCTCGTACACGGTCATGCCCCGCCCCAATCCCCTTCACGGACTCTCACGAACCACGCGTCCATTTCCGTCAGGGGCGGTTCAGCCCCCACGTCTGCAGGACGTACGGCCGCCCCTTCTCCTCCCCCTCGATCAGCGGCACGTCGAGAAGCCGGAAGCCCGTCTTCGTGGCCACCGCGACGCTGGACGCGTTCTCGGCCTCCAGCTCCAGGATCACCTGCTCCACACCCAGCTCCTCGAAGGCGTACGCCGCCATCACCCGCACCGCCCGCGCGGCCAGGCCCTGGCCCCGGTGGGCCGGGCCGACGGCGTAACCGAGCTCCGTGCCCTCGGGGGCGCGCCGCAGCATCACCTCGCCCAGTGCCGCGCCGCCGTCGGTGGTGATGGCGAGCAGGATGCTCGTGCCCTCTGCCCGCAGCTTCCGGGCCTTGTCCAGCCGGGCGCGGGAGGCGGCCTCGTCGAAGGGGGAGACGAGCGGTGTCCAGTACGCGGTGTCGGGGTGGTCGAACAGATCCGGCATCGCGGCCACGTCCGCCTCGGTCCAGTCGCGCAGGACCAGGCCCTCCCCCGTGAGCTCGATGCGGTCGGGAAAGGGTGACGTGGTGCTGGTCATGGTGCGGGGCCTCCCTGGCATGTGTTCGGGCGGAGAAAGCGTATCCGGGACACGCCTGAAGTCGATGAAATCGACCA
This genomic interval from Streptomyces sp. NBC_00464 contains the following:
- the pdxH gene encoding pyridoxamine 5'-phosphate oxidase; the protein is MREQYRSEAFTEAGLAADPMQQFARWFRQIAAGGMLHEPNAMVVSTATPEGLPSSRTVLLKMYDERGFVFFTNYGSRKGRELAANPHVALLFPWHPLARQVIVTGTATRVPREETVAYFRTRPHGSQLGAWASDQSTVIGSREELTHRYEDLAARYPEGEKVPAPPHWGGFRVVPDTIEFWQGHENRLHDRLRYVREDGVWGVERLCP
- a CDS encoding citrate synthase 2; this encodes MSDFVPGLEGVVAFETEIAEPDKEGGSLRYRGVDIEDLVGQVSFGNVWGLLVDGAFSPGLPPAEPFPIPVHSGDIRVDVQSALAMLAPVWGLKPLLDIDEETARNNLARAAVMALSYVAQSARGQGRPMVPQSEIDKAGSVVERFMIRWRGEPDPRHVKAVDAYWTSAAEHGMNASTFTARVIASTGADVAAALSGAVGAMSGPLHGGAPSRVLGMIEEIERTGDATAYVKKALDKGERLMGFGHRVYRAEDPRARVLRRTAEELGAPRFEVAQALEKAALEELHARRPDRVLATNVEFWAAIMLDFAEVPAHMFTSMFTCARTAGWSAHILEQKRTGRLVRPSAKYIGPGTRSPREIPGFDQLADLGN
- a CDS encoding FitA-like ribbon-helix-helix domain-containing protein — encoded protein: MAVIHVREVPDETVTTLKVRAARSGQSLQAYLLQLLTGEAALLTPEEAAEQARAIAARGQVTADDISEAIGQMREARG
- a CDS encoding type II toxin-antitoxin system VapC family toxin, translated to MTVLVLDTSALVEFLVGSDALAERVRAHTTGCRLAAPHAVDLECVSVLRRLAHAKKLPEDEAARAIDLLGRMQLHRYDHAPLLPRIWQLRHNMWPYDAAYVALAETLGAELVTVDRKFAQTPGPYCAVRNLRDD
- a CDS encoding DUF397 domain-containing protein, encoding MSTARAWFKSSYSGDEGGQCLEVAYEWRKSSYSGSEGGQCVEVAAHAAAVHVRDSKNPEGPALALPPAAWAAFTAHVGR
- a CDS encoding helix-turn-helix domain-containing protein, producing the protein MKLVGKLVSVFRVAAGLTQAQLADLTNVQVETIASIEQGRRSLLPDLARRMDELLETKGALATAVEHMPEVDLVPAWAEQYMELERTALALSWYDNQVLPGLLQTEVYARAVFRNRVPVFSEEKIAIQTASRLERQEILHRSEPPTISFVIWEPVVRLQLTDEEAHREQIRHLRTCATLSGVSLQILPLNHRVHAGLDGPFTLLETSDYQHVAYSETQRGSLLVADPDEISILSQKYAMLRAQALSPEDTLGLLDRLLGEQ
- a CDS encoding MarR family transcriptional regulator, with amino-acid sequence MAAQHFSPALPAPAVAAPYPMAQPGYGKRSTPDQLPARPDDFALLPLRERYIAGFIEHLPEGASMSVKCLAKQIPLYGQQAIASALTALSVAGHLRRVRCAIGVGDETRWVFRTFWSRTARDNEWWANRLTPGVPQPVQTPMPAPVPEPTPPAAVPPQRPAAAPAPAPEVSTPAYLALARLGHLDARLALSADDCTALAELAERWFARGVNADYLTSALTAGLPAQVDSPVGFVRCRLIDKLPPALPTAPTPPPVGAAVPHVMMECTDCGAPGPAEALPDGLCRPCRRPKPLTGPMPEPPVERDITALVAGLRDLLKAP
- a CDS encoding GNAT family N-acetyltransferase, with amino-acid sequence MTVYETMPFHLETERLILRPWAESDAVELRALRAERGEGTSTLEYTRALIAKLLTATETTGIALLPIQRRDEGDFIGYCGLIIGRSTLEEPEIAYELFQRVHGHGYATEAARAVLDAAAATGRERLGATVDAGNTPSFRVLEKLGFARDRVSAEESGEVVWLKRSLP
- a CDS encoding GNAT family N-acetyltransferase; the protein is MTSTTSPFPDRIELTGEGLVLRDWTEADVAAMPDLFDHPDTAYWTPLVSPFDEAASRARLDKARKLRAEGTSILLAITTDGGAALGEVMLRRAPEGTELGYAVGPAHRGQGLAARAVRVMAAYAFEELGVEQVILELEAENASSVAVATKTGFRLLDVPLIEGEEKGRPYVLQTWGLNRP